From a single Stomoxys calcitrans chromosome 4, idStoCalc2.1, whole genome shotgun sequence genomic region:
- the LOC106092903 gene encoding uncharacterized protein DDB_G0284459-like — MNYQRLFLGLLLLCAVAALSPASANGANSRYRLYGNRRVVGRHENDVAEGRQNMDTFWAKFGKTTTTTTTAAPTTTTITTPPVTTPPPPPPPPPPPPPPPPPPPPPPPPPTVLDGDDNHELEGDDDENFLMHAPMREPEYTHHNDGQQSDDEEDDDDNEVSATAASLSEDDDNDSDERQFRGPANLGRAANSRRRRGQRRRGMGVKRRRRTGIKKRLSKRRALKRNSKRRQMTKVQLRRRRERMRAYRKRLRQKRASRRNNGSFRRQRNRRRGHNRLSRKSSKQSRRRRRQKRLRRRLSRLSNRRRLRKFKKRSRGRKRIIRVNV, encoded by the exons ATGAACTATCAGCGTCTCTTCTTGGGGCTGCTGCTGCTATGCGCAGTGGCTGCTCTGAGTCCTGCAA GTGCCAATGGGGCGAATTCTCGCTACAGGTTATATGGAAATAGACGCGTCGTAGGACGCCACGAGAACGATGTAGCCGAGGGTCGCCAAAACATGGACAcgttttgggcaaaatttggcaaaacaaCTACCACAACTACGACAGCAGCACCAACCACTACCACTATAACAACTCCACCTGTAACAACtccaccaccgccaccaccaccacctccaccaccaccTCCGCCACCTCCCCCACCACCACCtcctccaccaccaccaac TGTTTTAGACGGTGATGACAACCATGAGTTGGAAGGCGATGATGATGAAAATTTCCTTATGCATGCACCCATGCGCGAACCCGAATACACACACCATAATGATGGTCAGCAAAGCGACGATGAGGAGGATGATGACGATAACGAAGTTAGTGCGACAGCAGCTAGCCTGAGCGAAGATGATGACAACGATTCGGATGAACGTCAATTCAGAGGTCCCGCAAATTTAGGCCGGGCTGCCAATTCCCGTCGACGCCGTGGTCAACGTCGTCGTGGTATGGGTGTAAAACGCCGCCGTCGTACTGGCATTAAAAAACGTTTATCGAAACGACGCGCTCTAAAGCGGAATAGTAAACGCCGCCAGATGACTAAGGTTCAATTGCGTCGCCGTCGCGAGAGGATGCGCGCCTACAGGAAACGCCTTCGACAAAAACGTGCTTCCAGGCGCAATAATGGCTCATTTCGCCGGCAACGTAACCGCCGCAGAGGTCATAACCGACTCAGTCGCAAATCATCGAAACAGAGTAGGCGACGCCGTCGTCAGAAGAGATTACGTCGCAGGCTCAGCCGTTTGAGCAATAGACGTCGTTTGCGGAAATTCAAAAAGCGATCCCGTGGACGTAAACGCATTATTCGCGTTAATGTCTGA